A window of the Pleurocapsa minor HA4230-MV1 genome harbors these coding sequences:
- the urtD gene encoding urea ABC transporter ATP-binding protein UrtD yields the protein MSKILEIEDLTVSFDGFKALNQLNFSMNTGELRVIIGPNGAGKTTFLDVITGKVQPTKGRVLFKGKDLKKIPEYKIARMGIGRKFQTPRVYLNLTVRENLDLVCNQNKNVVATLFGHANSGEQRTVAGLLETIGLDAKANLLANLLSHGEKQRLEIGMLVAQSPDLLLVDEPAAGLTDEETENVGALILSLAESHSIIAIEHDMEFVRQIANDKVTVLHQGALLCEGKMSEVQNDPRVIEVYLGEEISC from the coding sequence ATGAGCAAGATTTTAGAGATAGAAGATCTAACAGTTAGCTTTGATGGTTTTAAGGCTCTTAACCAGCTAAATTTTAGTATGAATACGGGAGAATTAAGAGTCATCATTGGCCCTAATGGAGCAGGCAAAACTACCTTTTTAGACGTAATTACAGGCAAAGTTCAGCCAACTAAAGGGCGAGTTTTATTTAAAGGGAAAGATCTTAAAAAAATACCCGAATATAAAATAGCTCGGATGGGTATTGGGAGGAAGTTCCAGACTCCTAGGGTATATTTAAATTTAACTGTACGGGAAAACCTAGATTTAGTTTGCAACCAGAATAAAAATGTCGTGGCGACTTTGTTTGGTCATGCTAACAGTGGTGAGCAAAGGACGGTTGCAGGATTATTAGAAACCATTGGTTTAGATGCTAAAGCTAATCTTTTGGCTAATTTACTCTCTCATGGTGAGAAGCAACGATTAGAAATTGGCATGTTAGTAGCGCAATCTCCAGATTTACTCCTGGTAGATGAACCCGCAGCTGGATTAACGGACGAAGAAACCGAAAACGTGGGGGCTTTAATACTTTCCCTAGCCGAAAGTCATTCAATTATTGCGATCGAACACGATATGGAATTTGTGCGTCAAATTGCCAATGATAAAGTAACAGTATTACATCAGGGTGCATTGCTTTGTGAAGGAAAAATGAGTGAGGTACAAAACGATCCCAGGGTAATTGAGGTTTATTTAGGAGAGGAAATAAGTTGCTAG
- the urtC gene encoding urea ABC transporter permease subunit UrtC, with product MQIKQKKRRHKLIETIVITALIVIMAVILPSVIPAFRLRLIGRFLSLAIVALGIDLIWGYTGLLSLGHGIFFALGGYALAMHLNLQIPEGKLPEFLTLYGVKELPWVWQPFYSFPFTVLALVIIPGIVAGLIGYLVFRNRIKGVYFSILTQAALLVFYNFFNGQQELINGTNGLKTDTEKIFGVLASSPGAQRTFYIITVIALVLVYLLCRWLTSGRFGKLLMAIRDDETRVRFSGYDPTGYKVLVFAISGAIAGIAGALYTVQTGIINPSIMQVAFSIEMVIWVAVGGRGTLIGAILGTMLVRLAQTFLSESFPEIWLFFQGALFLIVVTVLPDGIIGWFRNNGWLKMRSLLGGNQPLVTYPSLLEDPEVQREKDEVRGNK from the coding sequence ATGCAAATTAAACAAAAAAAGCGTCGCCATAAATTAATTGAGACTATTGTAATTACAGCTTTAATTGTAATCATGGCGGTTATTCTGCCTAGTGTCATACCAGCTTTTCGTTTACGTCTGATTGGTCGCTTTTTATCTTTAGCAATTGTTGCCTTGGGTATCGATCTTATCTGGGGTTATACAGGATTATTAAGCTTAGGTCATGGTATCTTCTTTGCTTTAGGTGGTTATGCTCTGGCAATGCACCTCAATTTGCAAATACCTGAAGGTAAATTACCAGAATTTCTGACGCTGTATGGAGTGAAAGAATTACCCTGGGTTTGGCAGCCTTTTTATTCTTTCCCTTTTACTGTATTAGCCCTGGTGATTATTCCAGGAATTGTCGCAGGCTTGATTGGTTATTTAGTATTTCGTAATCGGATCAAAGGGGTCTACTTTTCGATTTTAACTCAGGCTGCATTATTAGTTTTTTATAACTTTTTTAATGGTCAGCAAGAATTGATTAATGGTACAAACGGATTGAAAACAGATACCGAGAAAATCTTCGGTGTCCTAGCTAGTTCCCCTGGCGCACAGCGTACTTTTTATATTATTACCGTTATTGCTTTGGTTTTAGTTTATCTTCTTTGCCGTTGGTTAACTAGCGGACGTTTCGGCAAATTACTGATGGCAATTCGCGATGATGAAACTAGGGTGAGATTTTCAGGTTATGACCCGACAGGATATAAAGTTTTAGTCTTTGCTATTTCTGGAGCGATCGCAGGAATAGCAGGAGCATTATATACTGTCCAAACAGGCATTATTAACCCAAGTATTATGCAGGTGGCTTTCTCGATTGAGATGGTAATTTGGGTTGCAGTTGGGGGAAGAGGTACTTTAATTGGAGCTATTCTAGGTACGATGTTAGTCCGCCTAGCCCAGACATTTTTGAGCGAAAGTTTTCCCGAAATCTGGTTATTTTTTCAAGGGGCATTATTCTTAATCGTAGTGACAGTCTTGCCTGATGGGATAATTGGCTGGTTTAGAAATAATGGTTGGTTAAAGATGCGATCGCTTTTGGGCGGTAATCAGCCTTTGGTTACTTATCCTAGCTTACTAGAAGATCCCGAAGTACAGCGGGAGAAAGATGAAGTAAGAGGTAATAAGTAA
- a CDS encoding branched-chain amino acid ABC transporter permease, translating into MSTLLEGLFNGLSIGSVLLIAALGLAIVFGLMGVINLAHGELIMLGAYATFVVQNIFKPLGEPWFSLYIVVAIPVAFIVSAIMGIILERGAIRFLYGRPLETLLATWGVSLILQQFVRSVSWLLFISLGIFCLLFFGGMEIVKRREDWARLKHKALSLLLVLSGGIAIAFYYLLNKNTALTKAWFSARNVDVTAPDWLRGGTDALGFQIPYVRLFIIGLTLLCLLGVYWFLQRSTWGLKIRAVTQNRTMSSCLGIPTDKVDALTFALGSGLAGIAGCAVSLLGSVGPNTGQNYIVDTFMVVVVGGVGNLLGTVIAAMGIGILNYLIGSGTLALLLTNMKAPQSLLDFWFFFATSSMAKVMVFALIIIFLQIKPAGLFPQKGRTAEL; encoded by the coding sequence GTGTCTACATTATTAGAAGGTTTATTTAACGGTCTGAGTATTGGTTCGGTATTGCTGATTGCTGCTTTAGGCTTGGCAATTGTCTTTGGACTGATGGGAGTTATTAACCTAGCTCATGGTGAATTAATCATGCTGGGTGCTTATGCTACTTTTGTGGTGCAAAATATTTTTAAACCCCTGGGGGAACCTTGGTTTAGCCTGTATATTGTCGTGGCAATTCCCGTTGCCTTTATCGTTTCGGCAATTATGGGCATAATTCTCGAAAGGGGCGCGATTCGCTTTCTTTATGGCAGACCACTAGAAACCCTACTGGCAACCTGGGGAGTTAGTCTAATTTTGCAGCAGTTTGTCAGAAGCGTTAGCTGGCTGTTGTTTATCTCCCTCGGCATTTTTTGCCTGCTATTTTTCGGCGGAATGGAGATAGTTAAACGTAGGGAGGACTGGGCAAGACTCAAGCATAAAGCTTTGAGTTTATTGTTGGTTTTGTCTGGGGGAATTGCGATCGCTTTTTACTATTTACTTAACAAAAATACTGCTTTAACTAAAGCCTGGTTTAGTGCCAGAAACGTCGATGTCACCGCTCCTGACTGGCTACGAGGCGGTACGGACGCTTTAGGTTTTCAAATCCCTTATGTACGCTTGTTTATTATTGGCTTGACGCTTCTTTGTTTGCTTGGGGTGTACTGGTTTTTACAACGTTCAACCTGGGGCTTAAAAATTCGTGCCGTCACCCAAAATCGGACGATGAGTTCCTGCTTGGGCATCCCCACAGATAAAGTAGATGCTCTTACTTTCGCTTTGGGTTCGGGATTAGCTGGAATTGCTGGATGCGCCGTTAGTTTATTAGGTTCAGTGGGGCCAAACACAGGACAAAACTATATTGTCGATACCTTTATGGTGGTTGTAGTTGGTGGCGTAGGCAACCTTTTAGGGACAGTAATTGCCGCGATGGGGATTGGAATTCTTAATTATCTAATTGGTTCGGGAACTTTAGCATTACTATTAACTAACATGAAAGCGCCTCAATCATTACTTGACTTTTGGTTCTTTTTTGCGACTAGCAGTATGGCGAAAGTAATGGTATTTGCCTTAATTATTATTTTCTTGCAGATTAAACCTGCGGGATTATTTCCGCAAAAAGGCAGAACTGCTGAACTTTGA
- the urtA gene encoding urea ABC transporter substrate-binding protein, which produces MSNLGRRKFLLYGSTGVLASLLLKGCASEEGSGDTAADPAADPATDAKPVADADGIKVGILHSLSGTMAISETTVVDAEMLAIDEINAAGGVLGKQIVPIQEDGASDWPTFAEKAAKLIDQDQVVTVFGCWTSASRKAVLPVFESKKHMLWYPVQYEGQECSNNVFYTGAAPNQQIEPAVDWLLKNKGKEFFLVGSDYVFPRTANTIIKEQLAAKGGKTAGEDYLPLGDTEVTPIIAKIKAALPNGGVIFNSLNGDTNVSFFKQMQGAGLTPDKYPVMSVSVAEEEVRQIGSEYLQGHYASWNYYQTVASPVNDKFVKAFKAKYGEDRVTSDPMEAAYIMVYLWKQAVEKAGTTDLEPVRKAAVGQVFDAPGGKVTMQPNHHISKTVRIGEVREDGLFDVVWSTEGPLEPVPWNQYVKETKGFACDWTDPNKGGKYKV; this is translated from the coding sequence ATGTCAAACTTAGGAAGACGTAAATTTTTACTCTATGGATCTACAGGAGTACTGGCTAGCTTATTGCTAAAGGGTTGTGCCAGTGAAGAAGGCAGTGGCGATACAGCTGCCGATCCCGCTGCCGATCCTGCCACTGATGCCAAACCCGTTGCTGATGCAGACGGAATCAAAGTTGGTATTCTGCACTCTTTAAGCGGAACTATGGCAATTAGTGAAACCACCGTAGTTGATGCTGAAATGCTGGCAATTGATGAAATTAATGCTGCGGGAGGAGTTTTAGGCAAACAAATTGTGCCAATTCAGGAAGATGGTGCGTCAGACTGGCCCACCTTTGCCGAAAAAGCAGCCAAACTAATCGATCAGGATCAAGTGGTTACTGTTTTTGGCTGTTGGACTTCCGCTAGCCGTAAAGCGGTGTTGCCCGTATTTGAGTCCAAAAAGCATATGCTCTGGTATCCCGTTCAATATGAGGGACAGGAATGTTCAAATAATGTTTTTTACACGGGTGCCGCGCCCAACCAACAGATTGAGCCTGCGGTAGACTGGCTACTAAAAAATAAAGGTAAAGAGTTTTTCTTGGTTGGTTCAGATTATGTCTTTCCTCGTACTGCTAATACTATTATTAAAGAGCAATTGGCAGCTAAAGGAGGGAAAACTGCTGGAGAAGACTATCTACCATTAGGAGATACTGAAGTTACGCCCATCATCGCTAAAATCAAAGCTGCATTGCCCAACGGTGGAGTAATCTTTAACAGCCTAAACGGTGACACTAACGTTTCCTTCTTCAAACAAATGCAGGGTGCAGGATTAACTCCAGACAAGTATCCTGTCATGTCGGTTAGCGTAGCCGAAGAAGAAGTAAGACAAATTGGGTCTGAATATCTTCAAGGACATTACGCTTCTTGGAACTACTATCAAACTGTAGCAAGTCCTGTCAACGATAAGTTTGTCAAAGCTTTTAAGGCAAAATATGGTGAAGATCGCGTAACCAGTGATCCGATGGAAGCTGCCTACATCATGGTTTACCTTTGGAAACAGGCGGTCGAAAAAGCGGGTACTACCGATCTAGAACCCGTGCGTAAAGCAGCAGTAGGTCAAGTATTTGATGCGCCAGGAGGCAAGGTGACCATGCAGCCTAATCACCATATTTCCAAAACGGTGCGGATTGGGGAAGTGAGAGAGGATGGGCTATTTGATGTCGTCTGGTCTACAGAAGGGCCTCTAGAACCTGTCCCCTGGAATCAATATGTCAAAGAAACTAAAGGTTTTGCCTGCGATTGGACAGATCCCAATAAGGGTGGAAAGTACAAAGTTTAG
- the ureA gene encoding urease subunit gamma — MQLSPQEQDKLTIFTVGLLAERRKDKGLKLNYPEAIAFISAAILEGAREGRTVAELMSYGKTILNRDEVMTGIPEMIHEVQVEATFPDGTKLVTVHNPIQ, encoded by the coding sequence ATGCAGCTATCACCTCAAGAACAGGATAAACTTACGATCTTTACAGTTGGACTTTTAGCTGAAAGGCGTAAAGATAAAGGTCTGAAATTAAACTATCCTGAAGCGATCGCCTTTATTTCAGCAGCCATTTTAGAAGGTGCTAGAGAAGGTAGAACCGTTGCCGAACTGATGAGCTATGGCAAAACTATCTTGAATCGAGATGAAGTTATGACAGGCATCCCCGAAATGATCCACGAAGTTCAGGTAGAAGCTACCTTTCCCGATGGGACAAAACTAGTAACAGTCCACAACCCGATTCAATGA
- the ureB gene encoding urease subunit beta, with translation MIPGEIITQPGTIELNAGRETREIVVANTGDRPIQIGSHFHFYEVNSALEFEREGTKGMRLDIPAGTAVRFEPGDEKTVNLVAIAGSREIYGFNGLVEGKV, from the coding sequence ATGATTCCAGGTGAGATAATTACCCAGCCAGGGACAATTGAGTTAAATGCAGGTAGAGAAACCCGAGAAATCGTCGTAGCTAATACAGGCGATCGCCCAATTCAAATCGGCTCACATTTTCATTTTTATGAGGTGAATTCTGCTTTGGAGTTTGAGCGAGAAGGAACGAAAGGAATGCGACTAGATATTCCCGCAGGTACGGCAGTCAGATTTGAACCAGGGGACGAGAAGACAGTTAATTTAGTGGCGATCGCTGGTAGCCGAGAAATATATGGTTTTAATGGTTTAGTAGAAGGAAAAGTTTAG
- the ureG gene encoding urease accessory protein UreG, translated as MQTKKNVARLGIGGPVGSGKTALIECLVPILTQQGIEIAVVTNDLLTTEDADRLKRKGFLPQDRIIGVETGSCPHTAIREDPTMNLLAIQDLEILHPQLDLILIESGGDNLASTFSYDLVDSYIFVIDVGAGDDIPRKNGPGFVQADLVVINKIDLAPYVGADLDLIRQEAPQHRNGKAIAYTNCKTGAGLNEVVDFIQEQLLFNHSSPLGANL; from the coding sequence GTGCAAACAAAAAAAAACGTTGCTAGGTTAGGAATAGGTGGGCCTGTTGGTAGTGGTAAAACTGCTTTAATAGAATGTTTAGTACCCATATTGACCCAGCAGGGAATAGAAATTGCAGTAGTAACTAATGACCTTTTGACTACCGAAGATGCAGATCGTCTTAAAAGAAAAGGTTTTTTGCCTCAAGATCGCATCATAGGCGTAGAAACTGGGAGTTGTCCTCACACGGCTATTAGAGAAGATCCCACTATGAATCTTCTAGCAATACAGGATTTAGAAATACTGCATCCCCAGCTAGACCTGATCTTGATTGAAAGCGGGGGAGACAATCTCGCTTCTACCTTTAGCTACGATCTGGTTGACTCTTATATTTTTGTGATTGATGTGGGTGCAGGAGATGATATTCCCCGTAAGAATGGCCCTGGTTTTGTTCAGGCAGATTTAGTCGTTATTAATAAAATCGATCTTGCTCCCTATGTCGGTGCTGACTTAGATCTAATCCGTCAAGAAGCACCCCAACACCGTAACGGCAAAGCGATCGCCTACACTAATTGTAAAACTGGTGCAGGTTTGAATGAAGTGGTTGATTTTATTCAAGAACAGCTTCTATTTAATCATTCTTCGCCATTGGGAGCTAACCTATGA
- a CDS encoding urease accessory protein UreD, whose translation MRERDTLELRLQCDRLGQTTIAHQYTTYPLRMSGIFRLDGVEPNCAYLYLINTSPGLLAQDRFSLALNLEADTSMYFTDQAATKVHAMPKTETKATTSWKIAVGVGASLEVVPEPVILFADAAFEQTTQITLHPQAALFWSEILIPGRLARGEYYDFRHYHNCLEIYSHQGELWFRDAIRLVGKDNPFKQHDLFIAEPILANLIMIQPQTDLAALKQKIANLTATDCKELIVATSLLPKNRGLLIRVMAFKAWRIKKYINYVLNCVRYLSDRPCLPYIPK comes from the coding sequence ATGAGGGAGAGGGACACCCTAGAACTAAGACTCCAGTGCGATCGCCTGGGTCAAACCACCATTGCGCATCAGTATACGACCTATCCTTTAAGGATGTCTGGTATTTTTCGCCTGGATGGGGTTGAGCCTAATTGTGCTTATCTTTATCTGATCAATACTTCTCCTGGTTTACTTGCTCAAGATCGGTTTAGTTTAGCTTTAAATCTGGAAGCGGATACCAGTATGTATTTTACTGACCAGGCGGCAACCAAGGTTCATGCTATGCCCAAGACTGAGACTAAGGCGACAACTAGTTGGAAGATTGCTGTTGGCGTAGGAGCGAGTTTAGAGGTAGTCCCCGAACCAGTAATTTTATTTGCGGATGCTGCCTTTGAACAAACTACCCAAATTACTCTTCATCCTCAAGCAGCACTGTTTTGGAGCGAGATCCTAATTCCTGGCAGATTAGCAAGGGGAGAGTATTATGATTTTCGTCATTATCATAATTGTTTGGAAATTTATTCTCACCAAGGAGAACTCTGGTTTCGGGATGCTATACGCCTAGTAGGCAAGGATAATCCTTTCAAGCAGCATGATTTATTTATTGCCGAGCCGATCCTGGCAAATTTAATCATGATCCAGCCTCAGACAGATTTAGCAGCACTAAAGCAAAAAATTGCCAACCTCACTGCTACCGATTGTAAAGAGCTAATTGTTGCCACCTCCCTCTTGCCTAAAAATAGGGGTTTGTTGATTCGCGTTATGGCTTTTAAAGCCTGGCGCATTAAAAAATATATTAATTATGTCTTAAACTGCGTCCGCTACTTAAGCGATCGCCCGTGCTTACCCTATATTCCCAAGTGA